The Candidatus Binataceae bacterium genome has a window encoding:
- a CDS encoding DUF6285 domain-containing protein yields the protein MPQSFPDTSTLLSAVLKYLEDDLSPTLSGYHRFQTRVTINVLNIIRRELELRAGQSAAERARLVAMLGHEGDVQALSDELCGRIQRGEIDLTDTNLRAHLRQSLADALAINNPKWTGR from the coding sequence ATGCCGCAGAGCTTTCCCGATACTTCGACATTACTCAGTGCAGTGCTGAAGTACCTCGAAGACGATCTTTCCCCGACCCTGAGCGGATACCATCGCTTCCAGACCCGTGTGACAATCAATGTATTGAATATAATCCGGCGTGAGCTGGAGCTGCGCGCGGGACAGTCGGCGGCAGAACGCGCACGGCTGGTTGCAATGCTCGGCCACGAGGGCGACGTCCAGGCGTTGAGCGACGAACTGTGCGGACGGATTCAGCGCGGCGAGATCGACCTCACCGATACGAATCTACGGGCGCATTTGCGCCAGTCACTCGCTGATGCACTTGCGATCAACAACCCGAAATGGACCGGCCGCTAG